The proteins below are encoded in one region of Flavobacterium nackdongense:
- a CDS encoding TolB family protein codes for MKLNPSKKIVFQIFSLIVILGVSKTASSQNSNLGIFDKSEDIGTCLVKGSSVYNSDKQEYTMSGSGDNMWYGKDAFQFLYKKMKGDFILQFEFKFTSPVKAAHRKVGWMVRNDNSFDSPHVNGTIHNDGLTSIQYRLTKGANTMELKMKKLENNTIIQLERRGNRYIFSAAIKGEDFKTIEWVDNDKVINDNALVGMFICSHDNSDLQTAVIKNVRITIPAKADYKPYKDYIGSNLEIMDIASGNRKIIYTAPNSIQAPNWTKDGKTLIYNSEGKIYNFDLKKGQPSVLDTKFAIKNNNDHVLSFDGKMLGLSNHKDDKDRQSQIFIVPTKGGTPKLITEKGPSYLHGFSPDGKSMIFTGGREEKNNFDIYSINIKTKEETRLTSSPGLDDGSEYSPDGKYIYFNSVRSGKMQIWRMNPDGSNPERITNDESNNWFPHVSPNGKMIVYLAFGDDVLPGDHPFYKHVSLRLMDIETREVKILAHLYGGQGTINVPSWSPDGKQIAFITNTALTDYFTKCY; via the coding sequence ATGAAACTTAATCCTTCAAAAAAGATTGTTTTTCAAATTTTCTCTCTCATTGTGATTTTAGGAGTTTCCAAAACGGCTTCCTCGCAAAATTCAAATCTTGGCATCTTCGACAAAAGTGAAGATATAGGAACCTGTCTTGTAAAAGGTTCGTCTGTTTACAATTCTGATAAACAAGAATATACTATGTCAGGTTCTGGAGATAATATGTGGTATGGAAAAGATGCTTTTCAGTTTTTGTACAAAAAAATGAAAGGTGATTTTATCCTACAGTTTGAATTCAAATTTACATCACCAGTTAAAGCGGCGCATCGCAAAGTGGGTTGGATGGTGCGAAATGACAATTCATTCGATTCACCTCACGTAAACGGAACCATTCATAATGATGGATTGACTTCAATTCAATACCGATTGACAAAAGGAGCCAATACGATGGAATTGAAAATGAAAAAATTGGAAAATAATACCATCATTCAATTAGAGCGTCGTGGAAACCGTTATATTTTTTCGGCTGCCATTAAAGGGGAAGATTTCAAAACAATTGAATGGGTAGATAACGATAAAGTCATCAACGACAACGCATTGGTTGGAATGTTTATTTGTTCTCACGACAATTCAGATCTGCAAACAGCTGTAATCAAAAACGTTCGAATTACAATTCCTGCCAAAGCAGATTACAAACCATACAAAGACTACATTGGTAGCAACCTTGAAATTATGGATATTGCTAGTGGTAACCGAAAAATAATTTACACAGCGCCCAATTCTATTCAAGCACCCAATTGGACTAAGGATGGTAAAACCTTGATTTATAATAGTGAAGGGAAGATTTATAATTTTGATTTGAAAAAAGGACAACCTTCTGTACTCGATACAAAATTTGCTATCAAAAACAACAACGACCACGTCCTTTCATTTGATGGGAAAATGTTGGGACTGAGTAATCATAAAGATGACAAAGACAGACAATCACAAATATTTATTGTTCCCACCAAAGGAGGAACCCCAAAATTGATCACCGAAAAAGGACCTTCTTATCTTCATGGATTTTCACCTGACGGGAAAAGCATGATTTTTACCGGCGGTCGAGAAGAAAAAAACAATTTCGACATCTATTCCATCAACATCAAAACCAAGGAGGAGACACGTTTGACTAGTTCCCCAGGTTTAGATGATGGTTCCGAATATTCTCCTGATGGAAAGTATATCTATTTCAATTCAGTTCGTTCCGGAAAAATGCAAATTTGGCGTATGAACCCAGATGGAAGCAATCCGGAAAGAATCACAAATGATGAATCAAATAACTGGTTTCCACATGTTTCTCCAAACGGAAAAATGATAGTGTACCTTGCTTTTGGAGATGATGTTTTGCCTGGTGATCACCCTTTCTACAAACATGTTTCGCTTCGTTTGATGGATATTGAAACTCGTGAAGTGAAAATCTTGGCTCATTTATATGGAGGACAAGGCACAATCAATGTCCCAAGTTGGTCTCCTGACGGAAAACAAATTGCATTTATCACCAATACTGCTTTGACGGACTATTTTACAAAATGTTATTAA
- a CDS encoding Gfo/Idh/MocA family protein, whose translation MENQKPNTHSRREFLRMSAIGVAGMMVLPSFVLKSQDKVINVAFIGLGRQGIYLVSSFLKFENVNIVAGCDVYKSKRTRFEKKINTFNQSKGITTGVKVFEEYQDILKDPTIDAVVIASPDHWHALMAIDACNAKKDIYLEKPLTFTIHEGQELVKAVRKNKVILAVGSMQRSEAIFQHAVQLVQDGRIGQIEKVSVWVGEDPHPKAYDLPAETLPDGLNWEKWIGPVPLVAFNNQLNPPISIDPPVNENVWGAWRWYKQMSGGLMTDWGAHMIDIAQWGLKRDKSGPVKIQPAGFEGNQYLTYVYDDGIKMVLEPIKADMRGVKFWGKNGWIEVARGHFDASTEALKSSYVKDANSSKTWVGHHKNFLDSIISRNKPLVPVEIGHSSGTVCTLGNIANELQQELKWNPVSQTFVGKRKLNKKLHYDYRKGYREI comes from the coding sequence ATGGAAAATCAAAAACCGAATACCCATTCAAGAAGAGAGTTTCTTAGAATGTCAGCCATTGGAGTTGCGGGAATGATGGTATTGCCTTCGTTCGTGCTGAAAAGTCAGGACAAGGTGATAAACGTTGCTTTTATTGGATTGGGTAGACAAGGAATTTATTTGGTCAGTTCGTTTTTGAAATTTGAAAATGTCAATATTGTGGCTGGTTGCGATGTTTATAAATCCAAACGCACTCGTTTTGAGAAAAAGATAAACACATTCAATCAAAGCAAAGGCATAACTACGGGTGTAAAAGTTTTTGAAGAGTATCAAGATATTTTGAAAGACCCTACTATTGATGCTGTTGTAATTGCCAGTCCAGACCATTGGCACGCGTTAATGGCTATAGATGCTTGTAACGCCAAAAAAGATATTTACCTCGAAAAACCACTCACTTTTACCATTCATGAAGGACAGGAATTAGTGAAGGCAGTTCGAAAAAACAAAGTGATTTTGGCCGTGGGAAGTATGCAGCGTTCCGAAGCAATTTTCCAACACGCTGTACAATTGGTTCAAGATGGGCGAATAGGTCAAATCGAAAAAGTGAGCGTTTGGGTAGGAGAAGATCCTCATCCAAAAGCCTATGATTTACCAGCTGAAACTCTTCCCGATGGTTTAAATTGGGAAAAATGGATTGGTCCAGTACCCTTAGTAGCATTCAATAATCAACTCAATCCGCCTATTTCTATTGATCCGCCTGTGAATGAAAATGTATGGGGAGCTTGGCGCTGGTACAAGCAAATGAGTGGCGGATTGATGACCGATTGGGGTGCCCATATGATTGATATTGCCCAATGGGGATTGAAGCGGGACAAAAGTGGTCCAGTAAAAATTCAACCTGCCGGATTCGAAGGAAATCAATATTTGACTTACGTATATGACGACGGAATAAAAATGGTTCTCGAACCCATAAAAGCAGACATGAGAGGCGTGAAATTCTGGGGAAAAAACGGCTGGATAGAAGTGGCCAGAGGTCATTTTGACGCCTCGACTGAAGCATTGAAATCTTCCTACGTAAAGGATGCCAACAGCTCTAAAACTTGGGTTGGTCATCACAAGAATTTTTTGGATTCAATCATTTCACGAAATAAACCTCTTGTTCCTGTAGAAATTGGACACAGTTCAGGTACAGTGTGTACCTTGGGGAATATTGCCAATGAATTGCAACAAGAATTAAAATGGAATCCAGTTTCTCAAACTTTTGTCGGTAAAAGAAAGCTTAATAAAAAGCTTCACTACGATTATCGAAAGGGTTACCGAGAAATTTAG
- a CDS encoding SUMF1/EgtB/PvdO family nonheme iron enzyme: MLKKFSFCLIACLLLMCFNVKATPIEKIWVQGGTMQYKEKPVSVNSFEISKYEITNAQYAFFLNGIEVGANGIFKEIQLINVASNDLQLEFTNGKWQPKKGFENHPMVMVNYYGALQFCKWTGSNLPSEMEWIYAANGGIKNKNFKYSGANTLKKVGWFKGNSDSRSHKVGEKKPNALGIYDMSGNAWEWCRNDELKTADDFCVHMGGSWFAGEQPSQILAHYGNKPKHFSNSVGFRVIFAATTLTSDVNFFKNYKGKPYNDQVQQIPGKVQCEWYDLGGEGIAYHDSDNSNSGSGNLNPANGTFLNEFRINEAVDISYTKSRDIDNSPYNVVEPVMDELYAGWMIPGEWINYTVNVNTSGTYTVGLMFTASGDGAISLLLDGKELATDIVVPSTRHNKETVAWRQWHHWNRIDNLASFKLEKGTHVLTLKTVYNGNMNYDYLDFKLKE; the protein is encoded by the coding sequence ATGTTGAAAAAGTTTTCTTTTTGCCTGATTGCGTGTTTGCTATTGATGTGTTTCAATGTTAAAGCCACTCCCATTGAAAAAATTTGGGTTCAAGGCGGAACGATGCAATACAAAGAAAAGCCGGTTAGCGTAAACAGTTTCGAAATTTCAAAATACGAGATTACCAATGCCCAATATGCTTTTTTTCTGAATGGAATTGAGGTTGGTGCCAATGGAATTTTCAAAGAAATCCAATTGATTAATGTGGCTTCCAATGATTTGCAATTGGAATTCACAAACGGGAAATGGCAACCTAAAAAAGGATTCGAGAATCATCCGATGGTTATGGTCAATTACTATGGAGCACTACAATTTTGTAAATGGACAGGCAGCAATTTGCCTTCAGAAATGGAATGGATTTATGCTGCAAATGGCGGAATAAAAAATAAAAATTTTAAATATTCAGGTGCCAATACCCTAAAAAAAGTAGGATGGTTCAAAGGCAATAGCGATAGTCGTTCCCATAAAGTAGGAGAGAAGAAACCCAATGCATTAGGAATTTATGATATGAGCGGTAATGCTTGGGAATGGTGCCGAAATGACGAATTAAAAACAGCTGATGATTTTTGTGTGCACATGGGCGGAAGTTGGTTTGCGGGAGAGCAACCTTCGCAAATTTTGGCACATTACGGAAATAAGCCAAAGCATTTTAGTAACAGCGTTGGTTTCAGAGTGATTTTTGCAGCCACAACTTTGACTAGCGATGTGAATTTTTTTAAAAATTATAAGGGAAAACCATACAACGATCAAGTGCAACAAATCCCAGGAAAGGTTCAATGCGAATGGTACGATTTGGGAGGGGAAGGAATTGCTTATCACGACAGCGACAACAGCAACAGCGGAAGCGGAAATCTGAATCCTGCAAACGGTACTTTTCTTAATGAATTTAGAATTAATGAAGCCGTTGATATCTCCTACACAAAATCGAGGGATATAGACAACAGTCCTTACAATGTTGTCGAGCCAGTTATGGACGAATTGTATGCCGGTTGGATGATTCCGGGCGAATGGATTAATTATACTGTAAATGTAAATACATCGGGAACATATACTGTTGGCTTGATGTTTACGGCAAGTGGAGACGGAGCAATTTCTTTGTTATTGGATGGAAAAGAATTGGCTACAGATATAGTGGTTCCTTCAACGAGACACAACAAAGAAACCGTTGCTTGGAGACAATGGCATCACTGGAACCGTATCGATAACTTGGCTTCATTCAAATTAGAGAAAGGAACTCACGTTTTGACACTCAAAACTGTTTACAACGGAAATATGAATTACGATTATTTGGATTTTAAATTGAAAGAGTAA
- a CDS encoding glycoside hydrolase family 3 N-terminal domain-containing protein gives MRQYFFLFSFFLISVSSNAQQIAKPLYKDPKAPIESRIKDLLSRMTLEDKCRQIDVWHPKVDLSKPEELNKIIMALGDTVKNGIGFLQFKVEMNRDDYRARFNAVQKYFVENTRLRIPAISNGEGCHGFVGNENKSTVFPVSASLGSTWNTELIESVFGAVAKEMRSYGITHAATPVIDLMRDPRFGRTDEMLGEDPYHVAQMGVGAIFGLQGRTPFIDENHVIACAKHFSGHGQPEAGTNLAPANFSERILRENHFYPFEMAVKKANVRTVMASYNEIDGIPNHANKWLLQDVLRGEWGFTGYVISDYDAVNRMVTRQHACLDKTEAGKRAISAGMDFECPSNWKNYCFSALPALIKSGEVKVADLDSSVTRVLRNKFMMGLFEQPYIKSVSDKIKFEDQIKHKKIALKAAEQGMILLKNDNKTLPFNENKIKRLAIIGPNADEVHYGTYSNDKTPGTSILKGLTDFGKGKFEVVFSEGYKIYENDSTITAAEKTTEAENKRIQDAVALASTCDAVLMVMGGNELTCREDWKNHSGDYYDLNLMGRQDDLAKAILGLNKQTAVLLINGRPLSVNYLAEKAPAIIEGWYLGQEQGEAVANVVFGNVNPTGKLAVTIPRHVGQLPVYYNSKPYVHESPYIDGPYSPLYPFGFGLSYTEYKYANLKLDTKKIDPNQSVTASVEVTNAGERDGEEIVQLYIRDKVSSVTRPIHELKDFARIAIKKGETKTVSFVITPDKLQFYGLDMKRIVEPGEFEVQIGKSSKDYLSDVFEVVAQN, from the coding sequence ATGAGACAGTATTTTTTCCTTTTTTCTTTTTTTCTTATCAGCGTATCGTCCAATGCGCAGCAAATTGCAAAACCATTGTACAAAGATCCTAAAGCGCCCATCGAATCGCGCATCAAAGACTTATTGTCCAGAATGACATTGGAAGACAAATGCCGTCAAATTGATGTTTGGCATCCCAAAGTGGATTTAAGCAAACCAGAAGAATTGAATAAAATAATTATGGCTTTAGGTGATACTGTGAAAAATGGCATTGGTTTTTTGCAGTTTAAAGTCGAAATGAATAGAGATGATTATCGCGCCCGTTTTAATGCTGTCCAAAAATATTTTGTTGAGAATACTCGACTCAGAATTCCAGCTATTTCTAATGGTGAAGGCTGTCATGGTTTTGTGGGTAACGAAAATAAATCAACTGTTTTTCCTGTTTCAGCATCTTTGGGAAGCACTTGGAATACGGAATTAATTGAATCTGTTTTTGGGGCTGTGGCCAAAGAAATGCGCAGTTATGGCATCACTCATGCAGCAACTCCAGTAATCGATTTAATGCGAGATCCCCGTTTTGGAAGAACGGACGAAATGTTGGGCGAAGACCCATATCACGTGGCTCAAATGGGTGTGGGAGCTATTTTTGGTTTGCAAGGACGAACTCCATTTATTGATGAAAATCACGTGATTGCTTGCGCCAAACATTTTTCGGGACACGGGCAACCTGAAGCGGGAACCAATCTGGCTCCAGCCAATTTTTCCGAAAGAATTCTTCGCGAAAATCATTTTTATCCGTTTGAAATGGCGGTAAAAAAAGCAAATGTACGCACCGTGATGGCTTCGTATAACGAAATTGATGGGATTCCCAATCACGCCAACAAATGGTTGCTCCAAGATGTACTTCGCGGAGAATGGGGATTTACAGGTTATGTAATTTCTGATTATGATGCCGTAAATAGAATGGTAACGCGTCAACATGCTTGTCTGGACAAAACAGAAGCCGGAAAAAGAGCCATATCTGCAGGGATGGATTTTGAATGCCCAAGCAATTGGAAAAACTATTGTTTTAGTGCTTTGCCAGCCTTAATAAAATCTGGTGAAGTGAAAGTAGCCGACTTGGATTCTTCTGTAACTCGTGTATTGAGAAATAAATTTATGATGGGTTTGTTTGAACAACCGTACATCAAATCAGTTTCGGATAAAATCAAATTTGAAGACCAAATCAAACACAAAAAAATCGCCTTGAAAGCAGCAGAACAAGGAATGATTTTGTTGAAGAACGACAATAAAACCTTACCTTTCAATGAAAATAAAATCAAACGTTTGGCGATAATTGGTCCCAATGCCGATGAGGTGCATTACGGAACGTATTCGAACGATAAAACTCCGGGAACAAGTATCTTGAAAGGATTGACCGACTTTGGAAAAGGAAAATTTGAAGTCGTTTTCTCCGAAGGATATAAAATTTATGAAAATGACAGCACCATAACGGCAGCCGAGAAAACTACCGAAGCAGAGAACAAGCGCATTCAAGATGCCGTGGCTTTGGCAAGTACTTGCGACGCTGTATTAATGGTAATGGGTGGCAACGAATTGACCTGCCGCGAAGATTGGAAAAATCATTCTGGAGATTATTACGATTTAAACCTGATGGGACGACAAGACGATTTGGCAAAAGCCATTTTGGGACTCAACAAACAAACCGCTGTTCTGTTAATCAACGGAAGACCTTTGTCAGTGAATTATTTAGCCGAAAAAGCCCCGGCAATTATCGAAGGTTGGTATTTAGGACAAGAACAAGGTGAGGCTGTAGCCAATGTCGTGTTCGGGAATGTGAATCCAACAGGTAAACTTGCTGTAACCATTCCGCGTCACGTGGGGCAATTGCCAGTCTATTACAACAGCAAACCCTATGTACATGAAAGTCCTTACATTGATGGACCTTATTCACCTTTGTATCCTTTTGGTTTCGGATTAAGTTACACTGAATACAAGTATGCCAACTTGAAATTGGATACTAAAAAAATAGATCCAAATCAATCCGTTACAGCATCTGTTGAGGTGACTAATGCAGGTGAAAGAGATGGCGAAGAAATCGTTCAGTTGTACATTCGTGATAAGGTAAGTTCCGTGACACGTCCTATTCACGAATTAAAAGATTTTGCCCGCATAGCTATCAAAAAAGGAGAAACAAAAACAGTTTCATTTGTAATTACGCCAGATAAATTACAGTTTTACGGTCTTGATATGAAACGTATTGTCGAGCCGGGAGAATTTGAAGTACAGATAGGAAAAAGTTCAAAAGACTACCTGTCGGATGTATTTGAAGTAGTTGCGCAAAATTAA
- a CDS encoding glycoside hydrolase family 3 C-terminal domain-containing protein, which translates to MKKIFCSLYLQVFVLTILSLQSYVSFAQSVETINPLEKRLDEMLAKMTTQEKIEQLYYLTDGNKRLNIPQFTGSDGPHGIGNNAKGFSSFPVTIAMAATWDPNLITRVGRAISEEQAARGKDRIAGPTLDMLIDPRIGRAPETIGEDPFLGGRISAAFILGQNTTSVFGSVKHYNLNTYEINRRTNDYLSDQRSLVELWGLHWKRAIQFGGAMSVMCAYNWVNGDKCAENKYMIKTLLRDHWGFDYYTMSDWGGFKETGKALIAELDFCEGNDLYIKELPDGVKNGLYDINLVDRATRNILRTKIISGMMDGVPVVPQSMIDSKEHRELVYESGLKGLVLLKNEKNILPLNKNQVKSIALIGPNVAELPLDGNSSSKVIPSYQISVEKGIKTILGEEKVVYARGCNINDTDKTQFSAAIEAAKKSEYVVFVAGLDKTVEGEGYFINKEADENGGGVLSRPDRPSQTVLLPGMQNELINEIAKVNPNIILVVISGGTCSVTPVLKNVKGLLYAFYPGQEGGRAIADVLFGNYNPSGKLPATIPKDDSQIIPISTDFKNMVSKGVGYRWFDSQKLTPEFAFGAGISYTTFEYSNIKINKPKAKVGELIEVSFDLKNTGKIAGEEVAQLYLSTGTILPALAMPIKQLRGFQKTALNPGESKRITLKLTPEELYVYNEQTNSYQVPQGDYIVQVGGASDKLLLKASFSLAAASPKPDLQVVNIRTMPVFPEVGEPLVFMVSLINNGTGETKIGDDHIIRFYVDGKEVAHYYSKSITIPVGGMEQACAQGSNNVNWTATAGKFNITAKVEVAKSDDLIKENNSCEGQLTIPNGKVIPTEIAKFIQ; encoded by the coding sequence ATGAAAAAAATATTTTGTTCTTTATATCTTCAAGTATTCGTTTTAACCATTTTATCGTTGCAAAGTTATGTTTCATTTGCCCAATCCGTTGAAACTATCAATCCATTAGAAAAAAGATTGGATGAAATGCTCGCCAAAATGACTACCCAAGAAAAAATAGAACAATTATATTACCTAACCGACGGCAACAAACGATTGAATATTCCGCAGTTTACAGGAAGTGACGGCCCTCACGGAATCGGGAATAACGCCAAAGGATTTTCTTCTTTTCCAGTTACTATCGCTATGGCAGCTACTTGGGATCCTAATTTAATTACAAGAGTGGGTAGAGCTATAAGCGAAGAACAAGCTGCTCGTGGCAAAGACAGAATTGCGGGACCAACACTCGATATGCTTATCGATCCCAGAATTGGTCGTGCGCCAGAAACCATTGGAGAAGATCCTTTTTTGGGCGGAAGAATTTCGGCTGCTTTTATATTGGGACAAAATACCACTTCGGTTTTTGGGTCTGTTAAGCATTATAATTTAAATACTTATGAAATCAATCGTAGAACCAATGATTACCTAAGTGACCAAAGAAGTTTGGTGGAATTATGGGGACTGCATTGGAAAAGAGCCATTCAATTTGGCGGTGCTATGTCTGTTATGTGCGCTTATAACTGGGTGAATGGTGACAAATGTGCCGAAAATAAATATATGATTAAAACGCTGTTGCGCGATCATTGGGGATTTGATTATTACACTATGAGCGACTGGGGAGGATTTAAAGAAACCGGAAAAGCATTAATTGCGGAACTTGATTTTTGTGAAGGAAACGATTTGTATATCAAAGAACTTCCAGACGGAGTTAAAAACGGTCTTTACGATATCAATTTGGTAGATCGCGCTACCAGAAATATTTTACGTACCAAAATTATTTCAGGAATGATGGACGGAGTTCCTGTTGTTCCGCAGTCGATGATTGACAGTAAAGAACACAGAGAGTTAGTGTATGAAAGTGGTTTGAAAGGCTTGGTTTTGCTGAAAAATGAAAAAAACATTTTGCCTTTAAATAAAAATCAGGTAAAATCTATAGCGCTTATTGGACCCAACGTAGCCGAATTGCCATTGGACGGAAACAGTAGTTCCAAAGTAATTCCTTCCTATCAAATATCGGTAGAAAAAGGAATCAAAACCATTCTAGGCGAAGAGAAAGTGGTTTATGCCAGAGGTTGCAACATCAATGATACCGATAAAACCCAATTTAGCGCCGCTATCGAAGCTGCAAAAAAATCGGAATATGTGGTATTTGTTGCCGGACTTGACAAAACGGTCGAAGGCGAAGGTTATTTTATCAATAAAGAAGCCGACGAAAACGGAGGAGGAGTTTTAAGCCGTCCCGACAGACCTTCACAAACGGTATTGTTGCCGGGAATGCAAAACGAATTAATCAACGAAATTGCAAAAGTAAATCCTAATATTATTTTGGTAGTAATTTCGGGTGGAACCTGTAGCGTTACACCTGTTCTAAAAAACGTAAAAGGATTACTGTATGCTTTTTACCCGGGACAAGAAGGCGGAAGAGCCATTGCAGATGTGCTATTTGGCAATTACAATCCATCGGGGAAATTACCAGCTACGATACCAAAAGATGACAGCCAAATTATCCCTATCAGTACCGATTTTAAAAATATGGTGTCCAAAGGCGTTGGCTATCGCTGGTTTGACAGCCAAAAATTAACTCCTGAATTTGCATTTGGAGCAGGAATCAGTTACACTACTTTTGAGTATTCGAATATTAAAATCAATAAACCAAAAGCTAAAGTTGGCGAATTAATCGAAGTATCTTTCGATTTAAAAAATACCGGAAAAATAGCTGGAGAAGAAGTGGCACAACTCTATCTTTCCACAGGAACCATTCTTCCTGCTTTGGCAATGCCAATTAAACAATTGCGTGGTTTTCAAAAAACAGCTTTAAACCCCGGAGAGTCAAAAAGAATTACCTTGAAACTGACTCCAGAAGAATTGTATGTCTATAACGAACAAACGAATTCTTACCAAGTTCCACAAGGAGATTATATCGTTCAAGTGGGTGGAGCATCTGATAAATTGCTGCTTAAAGCTTCATTTTCATTGGCAGCAGCAAGCCCAAAACCCGATTTACAAGTGGTCAATATCCGCACAATGCCTGTTTTTCCAGAAGTAGGAGAACCATTGGTTTTTATGGTATCTTTGATTAATAACGGAACCGGCGAAACAAAAATAGGAGACGATCACATCATTCGTTTTTATGTAGATGGCAAAGAAGTGGCGCACTATTATTCAAAATCAATTACAATACCTGTTGGCGGAATGGAACAAGCTTGCGCACAAGGATCAAATAATGTGAACTGGACTGCAACTGCCGGAAAATTCAATATTACGGCCAAGGTTGAAGTGGCAAAAAGTGATGATCTTATCAAAGAAAACAATAGTTGTGAAGGACAGTTGACCATTCCAAATGGCAAAGTGATTCCAACAGAAATTGCAAAATTCATTCAATAG